The following proteins are encoded in a genomic region of Tenacibaculum sp. 190524A05c:
- a CDS encoding xanthine dehydrogenase family protein molybdopterin-binding subunit gives MSTNKGKKGISRRKFLVRGGLGTLGVLAVGTYAFRNPLRRSILEMTETMAPAYMGSGTEPNLWFELTKENKVIFHSPKVEMGQGSFTSFAQMIADEMDLKIQQIEVIGAATKTGVVDGMSTGGSLSVGGLWKPLRELSATMREMLKNEAAKKLNVDASSLSTKDGIISGGGKTMTYAEAADGVTEWNVPQTPKLKSIKDYKFIGKPVARIDLNAKVFGDPIFGLDAQLPNMLHAAIIRPSKVGAAFKSANTTEAEKMPGVVKVVQMDNWVGVVAKSYPQALAAKFKIKVDWEVSKKWTEDEIRGLLQVGKGDEMITQKEGNELDTNDEDVVSMTFTSPIGAHAQIEPNGAVADYNNGDITVILSTQVPGKTQEHVAEALGVDVDKVNIVPTYLGGGFGRRLNTNHAIQAVQLSKAVGKPVKYIFTRKEEFQHDLFRPPTQHIMKGKLSSDGYLDSLEHHYASGDVAIGSILFPNVLNDVLGTDVGAMRGGNIMYDKIPNYRAVQWHTTLPFATSWWRSLGLLANTFAIESFVDELAIKAGKDPVEFRLASISNKGNKKRLYDVIQLAAEKGNYQDKPVNGIAKGFAASTDANSPAAHVVEVSIVDNGIKVHKVTCAFDCGVTVNPDQVKAQCEGSIIMGMSGAMFEKMTLEDGELSPTIYGPYDMALMKHAPKEIDIHFIQGVDIPLPVGEPPMGPIGAAIANALRRLTGKRLTDLPLKLS, from the coding sequence ATGAGTACGAATAAAGGTAAAAAAGGAATATCACGTCGTAAATTTTTAGTGAGAGGTGGATTAGGAACTTTAGGTGTTTTAGCTGTTGGAACGTATGCGTTTAGAAATCCTTTAAGAAGATCTATTCTTGAAATGACCGAAACCATGGCTCCTGCCTATATGGGAAGCGGAACAGAACCAAATTTATGGTTCGAATTGACTAAAGAGAATAAAGTTATTTTTCACTCTCCAAAAGTTGAAATGGGACAAGGATCTTTTACAAGTTTTGCCCAAATGATTGCTGATGAAATGGATTTGAAAATACAACAAATTGAAGTTATTGGAGCAGCAACTAAAACTGGTGTTGTTGATGGAATGAGTACAGGAGGAAGTTTATCTGTAGGTGGACTTTGGAAACCATTACGAGAATTATCTGCAACGATGAGGGAAATGCTGAAAAATGAAGCAGCTAAGAAATTAAATGTAGATGCTTCTTCTCTATCAACAAAAGATGGAATAATTTCAGGTGGAGGAAAAACCATGACTTATGCCGAAGCCGCAGATGGTGTAACAGAATGGAATGTTCCGCAGACACCTAAATTAAAGTCTATTAAAGATTATAAGTTTATAGGAAAACCGGTTGCCAGAATTGATTTAAATGCCAAAGTTTTTGGAGATCCAATTTTTGGATTAGATGCCCAATTACCTAATATGCTTCACGCTGCTATTATAAGACCTAGTAAAGTTGGTGCTGCATTTAAAAGTGCAAATACAACTGAAGCGGAAAAAATGCCTGGTGTGGTAAAAGTGGTTCAAATGGACAATTGGGTTGGTGTAGTCGCAAAATCATATCCTCAAGCCTTAGCAGCAAAATTTAAAATAAAGGTAGACTGGGAAGTATCTAAAAAATGGACTGAAGATGAAATTAGAGGTTTGCTTCAAGTGGGTAAAGGAGATGAAATGATAACTCAAAAAGAAGGAAATGAATTGGATACCAATGATGAAGATGTAGTTTCAATGACATTTACAAGTCCAATTGGCGCACATGCACAAATAGAACCTAATGGAGCTGTAGCGGATTATAACAATGGTGATATTACTGTAATTTTATCTACACAAGTTCCTGGTAAAACACAAGAACATGTAGCAGAAGCATTAGGAGTTGATGTTGACAAGGTAAATATTGTTCCTACGTATTTAGGTGGAGGGTTCGGAAGGCGATTAAATACTAATCATGCAATTCAAGCAGTTCAATTATCTAAAGCTGTTGGGAAACCTGTGAAATATATTTTTACAAGAAAAGAAGAATTTCAACATGATTTATTTCGTCCGCCTACACAACACATAATGAAGGGTAAATTGAGTTCAGATGGCTATTTAGATAGTTTAGAACATCATTATGCGAGTGGAGATGTCGCGATCGGATCTATTCTATTTCCAAATGTATTGAATGATGTTTTAGGAACTGATGTTGGCGCTATGCGTGGAGGAAATATTATGTATGATAAAATTCCTAATTACCGAGCTGTACAATGGCACACAACATTACCGTTTGCAACGAGTTGGTGGCGTAGTTTAGGATTATTGGCAAATACTTTTGCTATAGAAAGTTTTGTTGATGAATTGGCCATTAAAGCTGGTAAAGATCCCGTTGAATTTCGTCTAGCGAGTATTAGTAATAAAGGGAATAAAAAACGTTTATATGATGTTATTCAGCTAGCTGCTGAAAAAGGTAATTATCAAGATAAACCAGTAAATGGAATAGCCAAAGGATTCGCAGCTTCAACGGATGCGAACTCTCCTGCAGCACATGTAGTTGAAGTTTCTATTGTTGATAATGGGATAAAAGTTCACAAAGTTACCTGTGCTTTTGATTGTGGTGTTACTGTAAATCCAGATCAAGTTAAAGCGCAATGTGAAGGTTCGATTATTATGGGAATGAGTGGCGCTATGTTTGAAAAGATGACTTTGGAAGATGGCGAATTGTCACCAACAATATATGGTCCATATGACATGGCATTGATGAAACATGCTCCTAAAGAGATAGATATTCATTTTATTCAAGGTGTAGATATTCCATTACCAGTAGGAGAACCACCAATGGGACCAATTGGAGCTGCAATAGCCAATGCCCTAAGACGACTTACTGGGAAAAGATTAACAGATCTTCCACTTAAATTAAGTTAG